CATCTCCTCCGCCCGCGACTTGAGCGCGCTCAACCGGATGGCCCCCGCTGGCAAGGGCGGCTCCGGGCTCATCCTGAAATAACGATACACGTAAACAAAGGACCGGCCGCGCTCAAGGTGCGGCCGGTCCATTTTTTTCCATGCGCAACATCCTGCGTCTTCTGCCAAAGCCCAGCCATTACGCCGGGGCCGAGTGGGGCGCGGTCCGCAAGAACCCGGAGAGGGTCTCGGCCCGCGTGGCTCTCGCTTTTCCCGATCTCTACGAAGTGGGAATGAGCTACCTTGGGCAGAAGATTCTGGCCGAGGCCGTGAACCGCCGGGACGAATTCTGGGCCGAGCGGGTCTACGCCCCTACCAAGGAAGCCGCCGAGGTGATGCGCGAGCACGACGCCGCGCTGTGCACCCTGGAGTCCGACACGCCGCTTGCAGAGATGGACGCCGTGGCTTTTCATCTTACCCACGAGCTCTGCTACACCAACGTTCTCTTCATGCTCGACCTGGCCGGCCTGCCGCTTCATGCGGCGGACAGGGACCAGTCCCACCCGTTGGTGCTGGCCGGTGGGGGCTGCTGCTTCAACGCTGAACCTCTGGCCCCGTTTCTGGACGCCATGGTCCTGGGCGACGGCGAGGAGGCCCTGCCCCGCGTGCTTGAAAGAGTGGCCCAGGCCAAGCGCGACAAGCTTTCGCGCCGGGAGCTGCTGCTTACGCTCAAAGACGTTCCCGGCGTCTATGTCCCCTCGTTCTTTGAAGTGGAGAGTAAGGCTCCTGGTCGGCTCATTCCGCTGGTCCCGGGGTACGACCGGGTGGAAAAGGCCATAGTGGCAGACCTTGACGACGCCCCGTTCCCGCTTCTGCCCGCTGTGAGCTGCGGCCAGGCCATCCACGACCGGCTGAGCCTTGAGATCGCTCGCGGCTGCACGCGCGGCTGCAGGTTCTGCCAGGCAGGCATGATCTACCGCCCGGTGCGTGAGAGGAGCCTTACCAAGCTTACCGAACTGGCCGACGCCGGGCTTTCGGCCTCGGGCTACGAGGAATTGTCGTTCCTCTCGCTTTCTTCCGGAGATTTTTCCGCCCTGGAGAGCCTTTTCGAGCAGTCCGCGGCCCGCTGCCTGTCCGACCAGGTGGCCATCAGCCTGCCGTCGCTTCGCGCCGGAACGCTCACCCCGCGCATGCTTTCGCTCATGTCCAGACTGCGCCGAACCGGGGCCACGGTGGCTCCGGAGGCAGGAAGCGCCAGGCTTCGCGCCGTCATCAACAAGGGCATCACCGAAGAGGACATACTGGACCACGCCACCCGGCTTTTCGCCTCGGGCTGGCAGTCCATCAAGCTCTATTTCATGATGGGCCTGCCCACGGAGACGGATGAAGACCTGGAGGCCATTGCCGACCTGGCAGTCAAGGTGCTCCGGTGCGCTCCCCAGGGGGCCAAGCGGCTCCAGGTGACGGTTTCCGTGTCCACCTTCGTGCCCAAGCCCCATACGCCGTTCCAGTGGGACGCCCAGATAGGCCGGGAAGAGACCGAGCGCCGCCTTGGCATCATCCGGTCCAAACTGGCGGCGTACAAGAAAATCACCGTGCGTTGGCACGAGCCGGGCATGAGCTGGCTTGAAGGCGTGTTTTCCCGGGGCGACAGGGCTCTTGCGCCCGTGGTCGAACGGGCCTACCGCCTGGGCGCCCTGTTCGCCAGTTGGGTGGACATGCTCGATCTTGCTCCCTGGATGCAGGCCTTCGAGGAGTGCGGGGTTGATCCGCACCCGTATCTCGAAGAACGCGACACGGCGGCGGCCTTGCCCTGGGACCATTTGAGCTGCGGCGTTTCCAAGGCGTATCTGCTCTTGGAGCGCGAACGCGCACTGAAAGAAAAAAACACCCCGGACTGCCGCTTCGGCGCGTGCATGCAGTGTGGAGCGTGTTCGGAGCTGTGCAAGGCGCCTGAGCTCCATACCCCCGGAATCCGGCCCAGGGTGAACCTCTCCGTGCCCGAGTGGAAGGCGGCCATGGCCGAGCCGGAAGGCCCGGACTCTGGCCTGGAAAATGGAAAGGCTTCGGCTTCTTCCGGTGGAACCCCACTCAACGCACCGCCCAAATCCCGCGAGGAACTGACCCATAAGGCCGGCCATTACCGGGTGTGGTTTTCGAAAACCGGTCCCGCCGCCTACTTAAGCCAGCTGGAGCTGAACAATGTGCTGGAACGGGCCCTGCGCCGCTCCGGGCTCAAGCCGTCCTTTTCCGCCGGATACCATCCCATGCCCTTGATCACCTTCGGCTGGGCCTTGCCCGTGGGAGTGGAGAGCCGCGAAGAGTGGTTCGCGCTCTTTTTGCGCAAGTTCGCTAGTACTGGAGATATTGCGTCCAGGCTGGACGCGGCGCTGCCGGACGGGCTTGGCGTGCTCAAGGTGGACGAGTTGGGAATGGGCAAGAAGGTGTCCCAGCCGGTAGCCGAGGAATTTCTCTTAAGCTATCTGCTTCCTGCGGACGAAACGGCGCGGCGCATGGCCCAGTGGCGGGAACTCATGGCCAAGGACCATTTCCCCTGGTTCTCGGTGACCAAAAGGGGAGCCAGGACAGTGGACATCAGGCCGCTTCTGGTCTCCATTTCCGAGCGTTCCCCGTCGGAGCTGGCCCTGACTTTCTCCTGGAGCGACAACCGCTACACGAGCCCCCTGAAACTGGTAGGGGCGGTGAACGACGGGATGTCCCTGAAAGACTTCACATTGACCAAGCTCAGGCAGATCTTCGCCTGAGACACTAGTCTTCTCTCCCCGAACGCCACGGATGCCCGCAGGGCGTTTAGAGGCTTTCTACTTCAGATACTCGTCTATTATCCGCTGAACTTCGCCAGTCTTTTTCAGTGTATCAAGTGACTCCTGAAGCTTCGAGACCAGTTCGTCCGGCGTGTCCTTGTTGATGGCATAATAGAACTGCACATCATACAGGGGGTACACCGCTTCGAAATCATCTTTATCCAGGCCCAATTCCGTTATCATCCACTCGAATGCCATGTCGTTGTAGGCGAAAAGATCGATTCGTCCGGTTTGCAGTTTCATAAGGTTCGCCTTGGCATCCGGGGCGGTCTCGATCTTTTCGGCGGGGTAGCCGGCTGCGAGCAGGAATTGCGTAGTTGGATATTTGCGGATTACCCCGAGTGAATACTTCTGGGCATCATCAAGGGTCTGCAGGCTTATTCTTCGGTCCTTTCGGGCGATAAGGGAGCTGCGGACCGAAATTATCGGGCCGACCCATTTGAACAGGTCCTCCCTCTCCTTCGTGCGGGCAACGGAATAGAGCAGCGTGCCCGGTTTGTTGCGAACGGTATCGTACGCCCTGGCCCAGGGCTGTATCTGGATGTCCCCCATGTGGCCCTTGAGGCCGGCAAAGGCTACCATGCGCAGGAGTATATCGGTGGATATTCCTCGGACCCCGTCCTGGGTCTTGAAGTTGAACGGCGGGAGTTCCTCGGTCAGGATGACGAACTTGTCGGGTGCGGCCTTGGCCCGCCCGGGGAAAAGGGCCAGGAGCGCAGGCAGGAGAAGAACGGCAAGGGCAAGCAGCGTGGCCTTTCTCATCAGGAACGTATTCTCCCTGGGCGTTGCGGCAAAGATTTTGCGGGCCGCGTGATTTGAAAGCTCAAATCCGGTTGTTCATGTGCGATGAAGGAAATGATACCCTAAATAATCTCACAGGGACATATGTAAGAAAATTTCCGGCTTGGCCGTGCTGGCTCTGGGTCTTAAAGGCCGTGAAGGCTGGAATGTGTCTGCTGTGCTGGCTACTTGAGATAAGCGTCGATAACGCGTTGTACATCTCCGGATTTCTTCAACGAGTCCAGGGCGCTTTGCAGTTTTGCTATGATGCTGTCAGGGGTGTCTTTGTTGAAAGCGTAGTAGAGTTGTCCCTCATGGAGAACGAAGACCGTTTCGAAGTCGTTCTTGTTCAATCCATGCTTTGCCACCATCCATTGGAACGCGACCTCATTGTAGACGAAGAGGTCGATCCGCCCTTTCTCCAGTTTGATAAGATTTGATTTCGCATCCGGAGTGGTTTCGATCTTGTCCGCGGGGTAGCCTCCTGAGAGGAGAAGCTGGGTTGGCGCGTAATCGCGAATGGCGCCCAGTGTGTGTTTCTGTGCGTCTTCCACGGAATGGAGGCGGATGTGTTTGTCCTTGCGGGCAATGAGCGAGTTGCGGTTGGAAATGATGGGGCCGACCCATTTAAAGAGCGGATCTCTTTCCGGGGTGCGGGTTACGGAAAAAAGCATGGTGCAGGGTTTGTTGCGAACTGTGTTGTACGCCCTGGCCCAGGGTTGCACCTGTATCTCTTCGGTCTGGTCCTCAAGGCCGGAATGCTCGATCATGAGCCGGAGAATGTCGGTGGATATACCCCGGGCGCCGTCCTGGGTCATGAAGTTGAACGGCGGGAGCTCCTCGGTCAGGGGCATGAGCTTTACGGAAGTGGCCATGGCCAAGCCTTGGAAAACAAAGAGGGGCAAGGCAAGGAAGCAAACGCTTAGAATAATCTGTGTGGGATTTCTCATCGAACAGTGTTTTCAGATGGCTCTTGAAAATGATCAGGAAGCGCGAATGATCAGGCCGGTTGCGAGGTGTCGGCACCGTCTGGTTTCGTTCCGGAAAGCATGGGCAGCGTAATGATGAACTTGGCGCCCTTTCCTGGTTCGGACTCGACCCGGATGGTCCCGCCGTGGTTTCGGGTGATGATGAAATAGGAAACGGAAAGTCCAAGCCCGGTGCCTTCGCCCGGCTTCTTGGTGGTGTAGAAGGGCTCGAAAACTTTTCGCCTGTCTTTTTCCGCAATGCCGGGCCCATTGTCGTCAACCTCGATGACCGCCATTTTCCCCTCTGGGCGAAGCCTTAAGACTATGCGCGGGTCCGAGGGCGGATTCGGGTGCGAGGCCATGGCTTGGGCGGCGTTACGCAGGAGGTTGATGACCACCTGTTCGATCTCCATGGGAACGCAGGGGACCGTGAGGACCTCTGAAGGGTAATCCTTCTCTATGCGTATCCGCTTGAAATCGTATTTCTTCTTGATGTCGTAGTCGGTTGAGGCCAGCTCGACACTTTTATCCAGGAGTTCGTCGAGCCGGGTGGGGGTGGACTGGAGCGATGCGCTGCGCGTGAAGCTCAGCATGTTGTTGACGATCTTGGCGGCCCGCTCTCCGGCGTCTTTGATGCCGGACAGGAAATCGAAAATTTCTCGCTTTTCCATGTAGCTGCGTATCGAGTCCAAGGGGCAGCCTGACTCCTCCGCGGCCTGTACATTGGCCTTGAAGCCGGGAGAAACCCTGCGGGTGATGTTCTGGACGCTTTGAAGGATGCCCGCCAGAGGATTGTTGATCTCGTGGGCCATGCCCGCTGCCAGGCCACCGAGCGACATCATCTTCTCGGTCTGCAGGATCAGTTCTTCCATGCGTGCCTGGTCCGTCACGTCGTCAAGGCGGATGACCGCGCCGCGCACGCCCTCCCGGACAATGGGAAATATCAGTATGTTCTCCTGGCGGATCTGTTCGTCCAGGATGTAGGGCTGGTTCGGCAAGGATACCGGAACGCCCTCTTGAAGGGCCGATCGTATGGCCTCGGCCTGGGAAGACAGCCGGGGGAGCACTTCGGTCAGCGTCATGCCGAGCAGGTGGCCATGTCCCACGCCGGTGGAGGTCTCCGTGGTCCTGTTGAAATGGGTGATGCGCATGGCGTCGTCGATGCCGATGACCATGGAGGGCATGGAGTCCAGGATGTTCTGGATGAACTCGTGCGCATCGAGCAGTAACGCCTCGGCACGGGTGCGTTCAGTTATGTCCTCGAGCATGCCGTCTATGTGCAGGGGGACGCCCTTATCGTCGGTGACGGTCCTGGCGTGGAGGGTTCCGATCCTGACGTCTCCGTCCGAACGCCTGAAGTGCACCAGGAATTTGGAGACTTCGCCGTAAATATCCAGGAGATAGATGAACTCTTTTCTCTCGGGATCGTCGATGAGGACCTTGCCGAAAAAATCAGTGGCGCTGTCGATTACAGTAAGGGGCGGCTCCACGCCAAGAATGCTGGCCATGGCGGAGTTCGCTGACAAAAAACGTCCGTCAGGAGTGCATCTGAATATGCCTGCCAGGGCATTTTCGTAGAGATTGCGGTATCTTGCTTCGGCTTCGGCCAGTCCGATTTGGGATTGCTTCAGTTCCTCATACCTATGCCGGAGCTTTTCCACCATGATGACGATGGAATCGCGCAGATTCCCGATTTCCTGGAGAAATTTTCCATGCGGCACGCTGGCATCGGCGTATTCTTCGGAACTCACGGTAAGCGCATATGTTTCCACCGCTTTCAATGGGAGCATGACATTGCGGCTGAGAATGAAATAAAGCAGTAAGACCATTATCGCGTTGACCAGCGCAATGCTTAACACCAGACGAAACAATGTCTCTTTAAGGGCAAGACGGACGTATTGTGGGGTGACATAGACATCGACAAGGCCGATATCGCGAGAATTAAAAGTGATGTTTCCCTGTCTGTGTATCAAGTCATCTGTGGCAAAGGGTAATTCAGCATGTTCCAGAGTGCCGTCAGCCGTTCGCATTCTTGCGACAACAACACGTTGCGTAATGGTATCTCTGGCGACTATCGCCGCGACATACTTGTCCCGCATGGCGTTCTCGACGATCTTTATGGCTTGATCGTCTTGAAAGTTCCAGAATGGCAGCGCAAGGCTTGAACCAAGCTGCTCCGTTATGGTCGCGAGGTCTGTTTGAAGGTCTTGGAACCTTTTGTCGCGCTGTTGTGTGAAATCGACAAATCCAAAAGTTACAAGAACTGCTGTCGTCACAGCAATGAGGCTGAGATTTATTATGAGGGGGACGGAAGGCCTTCTGTTCTTCATGGTACGATAAATGTGGCGAAGTAAAAGTGTACTGTATAAACTGATTCTCTATCGAATGGGTAGATGATGCAATGGGAAAAATCAAGATACGAAGATAAGAAAGTTTTTT
The DNA window shown above is from Desulfovibrio sp. and carries:
- a CDS encoding PAS domain S-box protein — encoded protein: MLPLKAVETYALTVSSEEYADASVPHGKFLQEIGNLRDSIVIMVEKLRHRYEELKQSQIGLAEAEARYRNLYENALAGIFRCTPDGRFLSANSAMASILGVEPPLTVIDSATDFFGKVLIDDPERKEFIYLLDIYGEVSKFLVHFRRSDGDVRIGTLHARTVTDDKGVPLHIDGMLEDITERTRAEALLLDAHEFIQNILDSMPSMVIGIDDAMRITHFNRTTETSTGVGHGHLLGMTLTEVLPRLSSQAEAIRSALQEGVPVSLPNQPYILDEQIRQENILIFPIVREGVRGAVIRLDDVTDQARMEELILQTEKMMSLGGLAAGMAHEINNPLAGILQSVQNITRRVSPGFKANVQAAEESGCPLDSIRSYMEKREIFDFLSGIKDAGERAAKIVNNMLSFTRSASLQSTPTRLDELLDKSVELASTDYDIKKKYDFKRIRIEKDYPSEVLTVPCVPMEIEQVVINLLRNAAQAMASHPNPPSDPRIVLRLRPEGKMAVIEVDDNGPGIAEKDRRKVFEPFYTTKKPGEGTGLGLSVSYFIITRNHGGTIRVESEPGKGAKFIITLPMLSGTKPDGADTSQPA
- a CDS encoding TIGR03960 family B12-binding radical SAM protein, encoding MRNILRLLPKPSHYAGAEWGAVRKNPERVSARVALAFPDLYEVGMSYLGQKILAEAVNRRDEFWAERVYAPTKEAAEVMREHDAALCTLESDTPLAEMDAVAFHLTHELCYTNVLFMLDLAGLPLHAADRDQSHPLVLAGGGCCFNAEPLAPFLDAMVLGDGEEALPRVLERVAQAKRDKLSRRELLLTLKDVPGVYVPSFFEVESKAPGRLIPLVPGYDRVEKAIVADLDDAPFPLLPAVSCGQAIHDRLSLEIARGCTRGCRFCQAGMIYRPVRERSLTKLTELADAGLSASGYEELSFLSLSSGDFSALESLFEQSAARCLSDQVAISLPSLRAGTLTPRMLSLMSRLRRTGATVAPEAGSARLRAVINKGITEEDILDHATRLFASGWQSIKLYFMMGLPTETDEDLEAIADLAVKVLRCAPQGAKRLQVTVSVSTFVPKPHTPFQWDAQIGREETERRLGIIRSKLAAYKKITVRWHEPGMSWLEGVFSRGDRALAPVVERAYRLGALFASWVDMLDLAPWMQAFEECGVDPHPYLEERDTAAALPWDHLSCGVSKAYLLLERERALKEKNTPDCRFGACMQCGACSELCKAPELHTPGIRPRVNLSVPEWKAAMAEPEGPDSGLENGKASASSGGTPLNAPPKSREELTHKAGHYRVWFSKTGPAAYLSQLELNNVLERALRRSGLKPSFSAGYHPMPLITFGWALPVGVESREEWFALFLRKFASTGDIASRLDAALPDGLGVLKVDELGMGKKVSQPVAEEFLLSYLLPADETARRMAQWRELMAKDHFPWFSVTKRGARTVDIRPLLVSISERSPSELALTFSWSDNRYTSPLKLVGAVNDGMSLKDFTLTKLRQIFA
- a CDS encoding ABC transporter substrate-binding protein, yielding MRKATLLALAVLLLPALLALFPGRAKAAPDKFVILTEELPPFNFKTQDGVRGISTDILLRMVAFAGLKGHMGDIQIQPWARAYDTVRNKPGTLLYSVARTKEREDLFKWVGPIISVRSSLIARKDRRISLQTLDDAQKYSLGVIRKYPTTQFLLAAGYPAEKIETAPDAKANLMKLQTGRIDLFAYNDMAFEWMITELGLDKDDFEAVYPLYDVQFYYAINKDTPDELVSKLQESLDTLKKTGEVQRIIDEYLK
- a CDS encoding ABC transporter substrate-binding protein — translated: MATSVKLMPLTEELPPFNFMTQDGARGISTDILRLMIEHSGLEDQTEEIQVQPWARAYNTVRNKPCTMLFSVTRTPERDPLFKWVGPIISNRNSLIARKDKHIRLHSVEDAQKHTLGAIRDYAPTQLLLSGGYPADKIETTPDAKSNLIKLEKGRIDLFVYNEVAFQWMVAKHGLNKNDFETVFVLHEGQLYYAFNKDTPDSIIAKLQSALDSLKKSGDVQRVIDAYLK